The sequence GCCCCTGGCAGGTTCCAGACCTCTGGCACCAATGTGGTTATGCTTAGAGACAGGGAAGGACTCTTCCTGGATGGATCTATGTAGCGCCTTGTTCtttcatgggggaaaaaagggTTTCAGAGACCTCCAGGGAGGAGGAATGCCGGGAAGGGAGCCCAAAGCCCAGTCTCCAGACTGCCAGTCTCGAACTCTATCCCCCCACACAGCCATATGTCTAAAGACAGGCGGTGAGCTGATATTCTGTTGTCTGGAAAAGTGACAATGGATATTCCGGAGTTAAGAATCAATGATGCAATTGCAGCCACTCTgtgttcctttaaaatttttggtaGGTACTCAAATTTTCTCAAGACTCCATTTCCCCTTCATATTCTGTGTCTCTGGGGATCTCAACAGCCCAGTTTCTACCAATGAGACTTTTAGAAAGCAATCTACCACTCAAGCAAGTACCAGCAGGACACTGCTGTTTTAGATGCCAAATGGGCTTGGCAACCCTTGAAGACCCCCAGGCGAAGCCTCTAAGCACTGCACTACCCCTCTCCCTCTATTCTTGGTGACAGCAGCAGCTTCCCTCCCAAGCAACAAACCCCAATGTATGCATTCCCCTCCTTCCTCACTTGGAAATCTCGCCAGCCCTTCCACTCACCCCAAATCAAGCCTCTTCCTTCAAGACTTGgcgcctcccccctccctccccgcacgGCTCTCTAAAAGCTCTGGACACTCCTCCTGACACCTCAAAGGCTTTTGCTCAAAATGTCCTATCTGCCCAAAATCATTGCCCTGGCCCTGGGGGCCTGGCTCATGACCATCTTCTCTGGGAAGTCTTCCTAGGAGGTAGGTGGGGGACACGACTTGTGCGCCTCCGCGTTACCCGAAGTTTCTCACAAACCTGGGTCGCTCCGTTCGCGGCCTCCCCATGGCGATCCCCGCCCACCCCGGCATCCCCCGGGGTTCCGGTGAGCTCCCCGAGGACTGGCAGCCTCttacccccttccctcccctgacACTGATTCGCCCAGCTCGGACACCAGGAGCGTAGGACACGCGGGACGGCGATGGAGGGCGAACCGCGGGAGCCCGGCCGGCCGCGCTTCGCGGTCAGGAAGCATCGTCAGGGCTGCTCCCCGGACGACGAGGAGGCGGCAGCTTCAGCGACGGAGAACGGCGGCCCGCTACTCCCTCTGAGCCCCTTGCCCCGCCCCGCCTCGCGGCGCCCTTCCCTAGCCTCCGCCGCGGCGGGCCGGGAACCCCGCGACCCAGCCCGGGGCCCTCCCCTCGCGGCCGCCGCGCCAGGGCGGGTCCGGgccgcgcccgccccgccccgcccccgccgctaCCGCCTCACCTCGCCctctcggccgccgccgccgctgccaggGGCCCGGCCGGAAGTGACGCGTCGCCGCCGCGCACGCGCACTGACGCAGGTCACGTGACCGCCGGCGCGGGGAGGGGCGGAGACTGAGGCCTGGGTCTGAGAGGCTGGGGTCTGAGGTGTTCTTGGAGTTCGTGCCAGCCGGGGACGAGGGATGCCGAGGACAGTCTCCTGGGTCAGCGGGGTCGGGGTTCTGGGACAGACAGGGCCTGGGAGTAGCGGGATCGATGGACGGCATGGACCGGCGGTCGGGAGCCACGAGACTAGCTCCTTGCTCCGACACTGCCCGATCCCCAGACCAGAGTGGACGGCGGTTGTCCGCTGACCACCGGAGCAACCGGAGCCGAAAGACTGGGACAGGACGGTCCCCAGTAATCAGGCCATCACCACGGGCTTGGGAATAACGTttattgaaaaagtaaaaagtatagcaataaaaaaaaaaaagttcaccccAAGAAAAAGCCAGGCCGCggttgggagaggggaggggtttTGCCCAGGTGTGGGATCCTGGCCAGTCTGGCCGGCCCATAGCCCCGCTGGTGGGGCACTCCTGGCATCAGGGGGAGATGGGCACCTGACTTCTCCAGGCAGAGCTAGCGCCttgggagggcagggctgggctcaGTCCATCTTAGTCCCTTTGAATAGCTCCACCAAGTCTTTGAATTCCGGGTCAATGAGGTCTGAAGGCAGATCTCCATCGTCGTTCGCCGCTTCTCTGTCTGCCCCCAGGGAAATGAGGTACCTGGGGTGCAAAGGGCAGCCCTGGTTGAGGAGGGAatgtggcctggagaatgctCACCCCTGCCTGAGGGTAGCAGCGTGCAGTTCTGAGATCtacctgttttttctctttccaggTGAGGTGAGGAGAAAGAAGCCGACCCTTTGGAAGCTTCGCTAACTTTTGCAGTTTGCTCTTGGGAGGCAACAGGGCAGAAAGGAGATTCCAGAAGCCCTTAGGGTTTTTAGCTATACTAGCAGGGCCACCTTTTGGGGAACTACGTCCTGGAGGCCACCCTCTCACCTGGCTATATCAGGGTATCCGTCGCTGCAGGCGATGTGCAGGGGTGTCCAGCCTGTCTCGTCTCGCTGATGAATGTCTGCCCCATATTTGACTAGCAGCTTCACACACTCGAGGTTTCCAGAAAGCACTGCTTCATGAAGGGCCGCCAGGCCTGGATAGGACAGGAGGGGTCAAGGCTCAGGCCTTCCCCTGCCACCCCACAGAGCCTCACCGGCCCTAATAGCACTCACCCGAGGGGTAGATGGTGTCCAGAGAGACTTTCCGAGTCCGGATGAAGCGCCCCACCTGCTCCAGGTCGCCCTGGCGGATATGGTCCAAGAACAGGACGTCATTAGGGAAGCGCACGCTGCGATCAGCCAGGAGCCTCCGGCGCCGCTGCCTTGGGCTGTAGCGGGCATAGCGGGCTGTTCTGCTGGGCATCCTGGCAGCTATGGTTTGGGCCACCCCTGTGGGGACCCTCCTGCTCGGGGAAGGAAGGTGCACGGACCTGAACCGTGTGCAGGCTCTTCTGACTGACGGTGACCTCCAGCACCGCCACCACAGTGCTCTCCCTGCTCCCGTTGGCCAGGGCACCTTCTTATATAGGGCCGGCAGAGCTATATAAAGCTGCGCAGTCATGCTCGCACCCGAGGGGCTGAAACTGAGCCGCTCCAGCCCTGCCCTCAGGATCATGTTTAGTGGTTCATCTTTCAGCCCACCTGTCGCTGTGCCTGGCCAAAGGGGTCAGATCCTTCCTGGCCACTGCTCCCTGCCCCACAACTGGACCTCGAAGGTGCTTgacagagggcaggagaggcACTAGAAGGGCAAGGCCCATAAGCAAGGCGGACAGATAATCAAGGTCATGAGGACCAGGGTCTC comes from Muntiacus reevesi chromosome 18, mMunRee1.1, whole genome shotgun sequence and encodes:
- the PPP1R27 gene encoding protein phosphatase 1 regulatory subunit 27; amino-acid sequence: MPSRTARYARYSPRQRRRRLLADRSVRFPNDVLFLDHIRQGDLEQVGRFIRTRKVSLDTIYPSGLAALHEAVLSGNLECVKLLVKYGADIHQRDETGWTPLHIACSDGYPDIARYLISLGADREAANDDGDLPSDLIDPEFKDLVELFKGTKMD